A region from the Acidobacteriota bacterium genome encodes:
- a CDS encoding transporter, whose translation MLGASLRPALVLSAALLATQAVAAQGQGSARELYMRACAACHGADGRGAPAEQVGFDTPLPDFTDCGFATREPDGDWLAVAHQGGPTRAFSELMPAFGQALTIEQLQRTLDHLRTFCSNDDWPRGELNLPRALFTEKAYPEDEAVYTLDLSLEGEGAVLNEVVYEKRFGARNQFELAIPFGWNELGLPGAAGTAWNGGVGDVALGVKRAMWHSFQKGSIFSLTGEVILPTGDEDDGLGKGTAVFEPFASYGQVLPSGFFIHAQAGLELPFHTDKAEQEAFWRFVLGRSIAAGRWGRTFSPMLEVLAARELESGQPVDWDLVPQVQITLNQRQHVMFNIGVRLPVTDTDVRETRLVFYILWDWFDGGFLEGW comes from the coding sequence ATGTTGGGTGCTTCACTGCGACCGGCCCTTGTCTTGTCGGCGGCTTTGCTGGCAACTCAGGCGGTGGCGGCGCAAGGTCAAGGTAGTGCGCGGGAACTTTACATGCGGGCCTGCGCCGCCTGCCATGGGGCGGACGGACGGGGGGCGCCGGCGGAGCAGGTGGGGTTCGATACGCCGCTGCCCGATTTCACCGACTGCGGCTTCGCCACCCGCGAGCCCGACGGCGACTGGCTGGCGGTGGCCCACCAGGGAGGGCCGACTCGGGCCTTTTCCGAACTCATGCCGGCCTTCGGGCAAGCCCTCACCATCGAGCAACTGCAGCGGACGCTCGATCACCTGCGCACGTTTTGCAGCAACGACGACTGGCCGCGGGGCGAATTGAATCTTCCCCGTGCCCTTTTCACCGAGAAGGCCTACCCCGAAGACGAAGCCGTCTACACCCTCGATCTCTCGCTGGAGGGGGAAGGCGCGGTGCTCAACGAAGTGGTCTACGAAAAGCGCTTCGGGGCCCGCAACCAATTCGAACTGGCGATTCCCTTCGGCTGGAACGAGCTGGGCTTGCCAGGAGCCGCAGGAACCGCCTGGAATGGCGGCGTGGGCGATGTCGCGCTGGGTGTTAAGCGCGCCATGTGGCATTCCTTCCAGAAAGGCTCGATCTTCAGCCTGACGGGAGAAGTCATCCTGCCCACCGGCGACGAGGACGACGGACTGGGCAAAGGCACGGCCGTCTTCGAGCCCTTCGCCTCCTACGGGCAGGTGCTGCCGTCCGGTTTTTTCATCCACGCCCAAGCCGGACTGGAATTGCCTTTCCACACCGACAAGGCCGAGCAGGAGGCCTTTTGGCGCTTCGTGCTGGGCCGCAGCATCGCCGCCGGCCGCTGGGGACGCACCTTCTCGCCTATGCTGGAGGTTCTGGCCGCCCGCGAACTGGAATCGGGCCAACCGGTCGACTGGGACCTGGTGCCGCAGGTGCAGATCACCCTCAACCAGCGCCAGCACGTCATGTTCAACATCGGCGTACGGCTGCCGGTGACCGATACCGACGTCCGCGAAACCCGCCTGGTCTTCTACATCCTTTGGGACTGGTTCGACGGCGGATTCCTGGAGGGGTGGTAG